The stretch of DNA CCACCTGCTCGGCGATCGAGCCCGCCTGGGTGCTCTCCGGGATGCCGACTCGCACGTTGACCACGTCCAGCACGTCGAGGCCCAGGTGCCGGAGGTTGTCGTGGACCTGGGCGCGGAGGTCCTCCGGCGTGCGGGCCAGGATCCATCCGCCCTGGTCGTCGCGCACGGCCCCGACCTTGGTGACGATGTGCAGGTCGTCGGGGTAGGGCGACAGCGCCTCGCGGATCAGCTCGTTGGCCACGCGCGGACCGTAGAAGTCGGCCGTGTCGATGTGACGGATACCGAGCTCGACGGCGGTGCGGAGCACGGCGAGCGCCTCCGCGCGGTCCCGCGGCGGGCCGACGACCCCGGGGCCGGGGAGCTGCATGGCGCCGTAGCCGACGCGGGTCAGCTCGAGGTCGCCGGCACGGTAGATGCCGCCGGGCAGCTGCTGCGGGGTGGGTGCGGTCAGGGACATGGTGCCTTCCTGCTCGTCCGCCGGTTGCGGCGAGCGGCACCACGGTCCGTGCGCAGCGCCCGACGCACCAGGGCCTCGGCCATCCGGGGATCGGCAGACCCACGGTCGGGGGACGCGGCCGCGCTCCTAGCATGGACGGGTGACCGGTTCGTGGTTGCCGACGTTGGTGGTGCTCGCCGCGCTCGCGTTCTGGGTCTACGCGCTGGTCGACTTCAGCCGCACGCCGGAACGTGACGTCGCCACGTTCCCCCGGTCCGTCTGGCTGGTGCTGCTGGTGCTCGGCAGCGTGGTCGGCGCCGTGGCCTGGTTCGCGGTCGGCCGGCCTGCGCCGCGACGCCCGCACTGAGGCACGTCCACAGGTTCCGTTCGTCGGACGTTCGGCTGCCGCTCACCTGTTCGTCTCCCGCTCGGCATTCGCTGTGCCGGTGCGGCCTGCGCGGCCGTACGTCCTTCGAGGGATGGAGCAGGGATGAACCGGACGACGATCGGCGGGGCCGCCGCGCTCGCGGTGGTGGCGCTCGTGGTCAGCGCCTCCGCCGCCAGCGCGGAACCGACCCGCGGTGGCCGTGCGCCGCAGCAGCACGTGCTGCTGCTCAGCGTGGACGGGCTGCACCAGAGCGACCTGGACTGGTACGTGCGGCAGCACCCCGGGTCGGCGCTCGCCCGCCTGGTGCACACCGGGACCAGCTACACCCAGGCCAGCACGCCGGTGCCGTCGGACTCCTTCCCCGGCATGGTCGGCCAGGTGACGGGCGGCAACCCGAAGACCACCGGCGTGTACTACGACGACACCTGGAACCGGGCGCTGCTGCCCGCGGGCACCACCAGCTGCACCGGCGTGGCGCCGGGCGCGGAGGTCTCGTACACCGAGGCCGCGGACCGCAACCAGAGCGCCCTCGACGCCGGTCAGGGCCTGTCCGGCCTGCCGGGCAGCATCCTGTCGATGACGGGCACGCCCGCCACGCTGCTCGACCCGGCGACGCTGCCGGTGGACCCGACGACCTGCGCGCCGGTGTACCCGCACCAGTACCTCAAGGTGAACACGGTGTTCGAGGTGGCCAAGCAGGCGGGGCTGCGGACCGCCTGGTCGGACAAGCACCCGGCGTACGAGATCCTGTCCGGCCCGTCCGGCAAGGGGATCGACGACCTGTTCACGCCCGAGATCAACAGCGACGCCACCGGCTACGCCGCCGGTGCCGACTGGACCAAGGACAACGCCGCGACGCAGCAGTACGACGGCTACAAGGTGCAGGCCGTGCTCAACGAGATCGACGGCTACGACCACGCCCGCACGACGAAGGTCGGCGCGCCCGCCGTCTTCGGCATGAACTTCCAGTCGGTGTCGACGGCGCAGAAGCTGCCGAAGTCCGACGGGCTGGCCGGTGGCTACCTCGCCGACGGCGTGACGCCCGGGCCGCTGCTGAGCAAGGCGCTCGACTTCGTCGACGCGTCGGTCGGGTCGTTCACGCACGAGATCGACCGGCAGGGGCTGAAGGGCAGCACCACGGTGATCCTGTCCGCCAAGCACGGGCAGTCGCCCACCGACCCGGCGGCGCTGACCCGCGTGCCGGACGGGCCGATCATCGACGGCATCAACGCCGCGTGGACGGCGGCGCACCCCGGTGCCGGTGACCTGGTGGTCTTCTCGACCGACGACGACATCATGCAGCTGTGGCTGTCCGACCGGTCGGCCGCCGCGACGGACTTCGTCAAGGCGTACCTGACCAGCCACACCGCGGCGGGGAACACGATCACGGGTGCCGCGCGGACGGTCTCGTCGTCCGGTCTGACCTCCGTCTACGCCGGTGCCGACGCCGCGGCGTTCTACGGGGTCGCGGTCTCCGAGGCGAACCACCCGGACGTCGTCGGCATCGTGCAGCACGGCGTCGTCTACACCGGCGGCAAGGGCAAGATCGCCGAGCACGGTGGCGCCGACGCGCAGGACCGGCACGTGCCGCTGGTCGTGTCCGGGACCGCGACGCGCCACGGGAGCAGCAGCGCACCGGTGGAGACGACGCAGATCGCGCCGACCATCCTCACGCTGCTCGGGCTCGACCCGGACGCGCTGCAGGCCGTGCGAGCCGAGCACACCGCGGTGCTGCCGGGCGTGGAGGGCGCTCGCGGCTGAGGGGTGTGCACGACGAGGGGCCCGCCGGGCGCAGGTCCGGCGGGCCCCTCCGTGCGTGCGGCGGTGCCGGCCCTCCCCGGTCCGCTCGCGCTCTCGTCAGCCCTCGGTGGCGGCCTCCTCCTG from Cellulomonas sp. NTE-D12 encodes:
- a CDS encoding alkaline phosphatase family protein, whose amino-acid sequence is MNRTTIGGAAALAVVALVVSASAASAEPTRGGRAPQQHVLLLSVDGLHQSDLDWYVRQHPGSALARLVHTGTSYTQASTPVPSDSFPGMVGQVTGGNPKTTGVYYDDTWNRALLPAGTTSCTGVAPGAEVSYTEAADRNQSALDAGQGLSGLPGSILSMTGTPATLLDPATLPVDPTTCAPVYPHQYLKVNTVFEVAKQAGLRTAWSDKHPAYEILSGPSGKGIDDLFTPEINSDATGYAAGADWTKDNAATQQYDGYKVQAVLNEIDGYDHARTTKVGAPAVFGMNFQSVSTAQKLPKSDGLAGGYLADGVTPGPLLSKALDFVDASVGSFTHEIDRQGLKGSTTVILSAKHGQSPTDPAALTRVPDGPIIDGINAAWTAAHPGAGDLVVFSTDDDIMQLWLSDRSAAATDFVKAYLTSHTAAGNTITGAARTVSSSGLTSVYAGADAAAFYGVAVSEANHPDVVGIVQHGVVYTGGKGKIAEHGGADAQDRHVPLVVSGTATRHGSSSAPVETTQIAPTILTLLGLDPDALQAVRAEHTAVLPGVEGARG
- a CDS encoding PLDc N-terminal domain-containing protein → MTGSWLPTLVVLAALAFWVYALVDFSRTPERDVATFPRSVWLVLLVLGSVVGAVAWFAVGRPAPRRPH
- a CDS encoding oxidoreductase, giving the protein MSLTAPTPQQLPGGIYRAGDLELTRVGYGAMQLPGPGVVGPPRDRAEALAVLRTAVELGIRHIDTADFYGPRVANELIREALSPYPDDLHIVTKVGAVRDDQGGWILARTPEDLRAQVHDNLRHLGLDVLDVVNVRVGIPESTQAGSIAEQVEAMAGLVQQGLVRHVGLSNVTAEQLAQAQEIVPVVCVQNLYNLAQRQDDALVDLTADQGIAFVPFFPLGGFTPLQSTALQEVATRLEATPMAVALAWLLQRSPNVLLIPGTSTVAHLRENVAAAGLQLPADELAVLDGIAG